A window of the Enoplosus armatus isolate fEnoArm2 chromosome 5, fEnoArm2.hap1, whole genome shotgun sequence genome harbors these coding sequences:
- the taok1a gene encoding serine/threonine-protein kinase TAO1: protein MPNSSRAGSLKDPEIADLFFKEDPEKLYADLREIGHGSFGAVYFARDVRTNEVVAIKKMSYSGKQSSEKWQDIIKEVKFLQRIQHPNSIEYKGCYLREHTAWLVMEYCLGSASDLLEVHKKPLQEVEIAAITHGALQGLAYLHSHNMIHRDIKAGNVLLTEPGQVKLADFGSASIACPANSFVGTPYWMAPEVILAMDEGQYDGKVDIWSLGITCIELAERKPPLFNMNAMSALYHIAQNESPTLHSSEWTDYFRNFVDSCLQKFPQDRPNSEELLKHAFVQRERPESVLIDLINRTKDAVRELDNLQYRKMKKILFQEAHNGPTTEAQDEEEEPEHSVGRTGTVNSVGSNQSIPSMSISASSQSSSVNSLTDAGDDKSEVDMEGDHTVMSNSSVIHLKPEEETYNEESEPHTRPTEPQSPPAHTPRPRRNREHFATIRTASVLTRQIKEHEQDSELREQILGYKRMRRQHQKQLMALENKLKAEMDEHRLRLDKELENQRNSFAQEMEKLIKKHQASMEKDAKTFSNDEKKFQQHIQSQQKKELNSFLESQKREYKLRKEQLKEELNENQSTPKKEKQEWLSKQKENFQHFQAEEEANLQRRQRQYLELECRRFKRRILIARHNIEQDLVREELNKRQTQKDLEHAMLLRHHESMQELEFRQLNTIQKTRAELIRLQHQTELTNQQEYNKRRERELRRKHVMEVRQQPKSLKSKELQIKKQFQDTCKIQTRQYKALRNHLLETTPKSEHKAVLKRLKQEQHRKLAILAEQYDHSINEMLSTQALRLDETQEAQCQALRMQLQQELELLNAYQSKIKMQTDAQHERERKDLEQRVSLRRALLEQKIEEEMMSLQNERLERIRSLLERQAREVEAFDSESMRLGFSNMVLSNVSPEGLSNSFPGASGSWSHHQQQHPSGSAQGPHWGSGGLGAGSSHQGSHHHYHSSPGGAPMQQGWGQGMQGGGGPPPWGHPSAGALVSRSSGGVQNSPQAMGRTSSGGRSEQAMSRSTSVTSQISNGSHLSYT, encoded by the exons ATGCCCAACAGTAGTCGGGCGGGGAGCCTGAAGGACCCCGAAATTGCTGATCTCTTCTTCAAGGAGGATCCAGAAAAGCTCTACGCAGATCTGCGTGAGATTGGACATGGCAGCTTTGGTGCTGTATATTTT GCACGGGATGTGCGGACAAATGAGGTGGTTGCCATCAAGAAGATGTCTTATAGTGGGAAGCAGTCCAGTGAG AAATGGCAAGACATAATCAAGGAGGTTAAATTCCTGCAGAGAATACAACACCCAAACAGCATAGAGTACAAAGGATGTTACCTGCGAGAGCACACTGCCTGG CTGGTAATGGAGTATTGTCTAGGCTCTGCTTCAGACTTGTTAGAAG TTCACAAGAAACCTCTGCAAGAAGTTGAAATAGCTGCAATTACCCATGGTGCTCTTCAAGGGTTGGCTTATCTTCACTCCCACAACATGATTCACCG AGATATCAAGGCAGGAAATGTCTTGCTGACGGAGCCAGGGCAGGTAAAACTAGCAGATTTTGGTTCTGCCTCCATCGCCTGTCCTGCCAACTCCTTTGTTGGGACTCCATATTG gaTGGCCCCAGAAGTAATTTTAGCTATGGATGAGGGACAGTATGATGGAAAAGTGGACATTTGGTCTTTGGGAATAACCTGCATTGAATTAG CTGAGAGGAAGCCTCCACTGTTCAACATGAATGCAATGAGTGCCTTATACCATATAGCACAGAATGAGAGCCCCACGCTGCATTCTAGTGAATG GACGGATTATTTCCGAAACTTTGTAGATTCTTGCCTTCAGAAATTTCCCCAGGATAGGCCGAACTCAGAGGAGCTCTTGAAG CATGCATTTGTCCAACGTGAGCGACCAGAATCGGTTCTAATAGACCTGATAAATCGGACTAAGGATGCAGTGCGGGAGCTGGACAATCTGCAGTATCGTAAAATGAAGAAGATCTTGTTTCAGGAAGCCCACAATGGCCCCACAACTGAGGCacaagatgaagaggag gaGCCAGAACACAGTGTGGGTAGGACGGGGACAGTGAACAGCGTGGGGAGCAACCAATCCATACCCAGTATGTCAATCAGTGCCAGTTCCCAGAGCAGCTCTGTCAACAGTCTAACAGATGCGGGTGATGACAAGAGTGAGGTGGACATGGAGGGAGACCACACAGTTATGTCCAACAGTTCTGTGATACACCTCAAACCA GAGGAAGAGACATATAATGAAGAGTCAGAACCTCACACCCGGCCGACTGAGCCACAGTCCCCGCCTGCACACACTCCACGGCCGAGACGAAACCGCGAACACTTTGCTACTATACGCACAGCCTCAGTG CTCACTCGCCAAATTAAGGAGCATGAGCAGGATTCTGAGTTAAGGGAGCAGATATTGGGCTACAAGCGCATGAGGCGGCAGCACCAGAAACAGCTGATGGCTCTGGAAAACAAGCTGAAGGCTGAGATGGATGAGCACAGACTCCGCCTGGACAAGGAGTTGGAGAACCAGAGGAATAGCTTCGCCCAGGAGATGGAGAAACTGATCAAAAAGCACCAGGCGTCCATGGAGAAAGAT GCAAAAACCTTTAGCAATGATGAAAAGAAGTTCCAACAACATATTCAGAGTCAGCAGAAGAAAGAGCTCAACAGCTTCCTGGAATCCCAGAAACGGGAGTACAAACTTCGCAAGGAACAACTCAAAGAG gAGTTGAATGAAAATCAGTCAACACccaagaaagaaaagcaggagtGGTTGTCGAAGCAGAAGGAGAACTTCCAACATTTccaagcagaggaagaggccAACTTACAGCGCAGACAGAGGCAGTATCTGGAGCTGGAGTGCCGCAGGTTCAAACGGAGGATCTTGATTGCTCGTCACAATATTGAACAGGACTTAGTGcgtgag GAGCTAAACAAGCGTCAGACCCAGAAGGACTTGGAGCATGCCATGCTTCTCCGGCACCATGAGTCCATGCAAGAGCTGGAGTTCCGCCAGCTCAATACCATCCAAAAGACGAGGGCTGAGCTGATCCGCCTGCAGCACCAGACAGAGCTCACCAATCAGCAGGAGTACAacaagaggagggagagggaactTCGACGCAAACATGTTATGGAGGTTCGCCAGCAACCCAAGAGCCTCAAG TCCAAAGAGCTACAGATCAAGAAGCAGTTCCAGGACACGTGTAAGATCCAGACCAGGCAGTACAAAGCACTGAGGAACCATCTGTTGGAGACCACACCAAAGTCAGAGCACAAGGCTGTCCTTAAACGGCTGAAGCAGGAGCAGCACCGCAAACTTGCCATCTTGGCAGAGCAGTATGACCACTCCATCAATGAGATGCTTTCTACTCAGGCG CTACGTCTGGATGAGACTCAGGAGGCTCAGTGCCAAGCCCTACGAATGCAGCTACAGCAGGAGCTGGAGCTTCTCAACGCCTACCAGAGCAAGATCAAGATGCAGACAGATGCCCAGCACGAACGCGAGAGGAAGGACCTGGAGCAGAGGGTGTCACTCCGAAGGGCCCTGCTGGAACAGAAG aTTGAGGAGGAGATGATGTCCTTGCAGAATGAACGCTTGGAGCGAATCCGGAGCCTGCTGGAACGTCAAGCCCGAGAAGTTGAGGCCTTTGACTCTGAGAGTATGCGCCTGGGCTTCAGCAACATGGTGCTATCAAACGTCTCCCCAGAGGGCCTCAGCAATAGCTTTCCCGGGGCTTCAGGAAGTTGGAgtcaccatcagcagcagcacccatCTGGGAGCGCTCAAGGGCCACACTGGGGCAGTGGCGGTCTGGGCGCAGGATCAAGTCACCAAGGCAGCCATCACCACTATCACTCCAGTCCCGGAGGGGCACCTATGCAGCAAGGCTGGGGGCAGGGCATGCAGGGAGGTGGGGGTCCACCACCGTGGGGCCACCCATCAGCAGGAGCTCTGGTCTCCCGCAGCAGTGGAGGTGTACAGAACAGCCCCCAAGCAATGGGGAGGACATCCTCAGGAGGGCGCAGTGAGCAGGCCATGAGCAGGAGTACCAGTGTCACCTCTCAAATATCTAACGGGTCACACCTCTCCTACACATAG
- the paf1 gene encoding RNA polymerase II-associated factor 1 homolog, translating into MAPTIQTQAQREDGHSRPSSHRTVPERSGVVCRVKYCNSLPDIPFDPKFITYPFDQHRFVQYKATSLEKQHKHELLTEPDLGVTIDLINPDTYRIDPNILLDPADEKLLEEDIQAPSSSKRSQQHAKVVPWMRKTEYISTEFNRYGVSNEKVEVKIGVSVKQQFTEEEIYKDRDSQISAIEKTFEDAQKSIAQHYSKPRVTPVEVLPVFPDFKMWINPCAQVIFDSDPAPKDISGPQGVEMMSQAMIRGMMDEEGNQFVAYFLPHEETIRKRKRDCDEGMDYMPEDLYDYKIAREYNWNVKNKASKGYEENYFFIFRDGDGVYYNELETRVRLSKRRAKAGAQSTTNAVLVCKHRDMNEKELEAQEARKAQLENHEPEDEEEDMDKDLQDSGDDKEKGSENSEAENSGSESEREDEDQEQRGEDEEEDADREKRRRKASGSGSESGEDRTRELRDEEEIFGSDDDSDDNEPKNSARSSGEEGSGSEDEGGNRGGSRSRSASPAHSDRSSDHSERAQSGSGSERGSDSSDASDSE; encoded by the exons ATGGCTCCAACGATTCAGACACAAGCTCAACGAGAAGACGGCCACAg CAGGCCGTCCTCACATAGAACTGTTCCAGAAAG GTCAGGGGTGGTCTGTCGGGTGAAGTACTGCAACAGCCTGCCTGACATCCCTTTTGACCCCAAATTCATCACATATCCATTTGATCAGCACAG GTTTGTACAGTATAAAGCCACCTCTCTAGAGAAGCAGCACAAGCATGAGCTCTTGACTGAGCCAGACCTTGGGGTCACCATTGATCTCATCAACCCAGACACCTACCGCATAGACCCCAATA TACTGTTGGATCCCGCTGATGAAAAACTGTTGGAAGAGGACATCCAGGCTCCATCCAGTTCGAAGAG GTCACAGCAGCATGCCAAAGTGGTCCCGTGGATGAGAAAGACTGAATATATTTCTACAGAGTTTAACAGATACGGCGTTTCCAATGAGAAAGTTGAAGTCAA gATCGGTGTATCTGTCAAACAGCAGtttacagaagaagaaatctACAAGGACAGAGACAGCCAGATTTCTGCTATTGAGAAGACATTTGAGGATGCACAGAAATCG ATTGCACAGCACTACAGTAAACCCAGAGTTACTCCTGTGGAAGTACTTCCTGTCTTCCCTGACTTCAAG ATGTGGATCAACCCATGTGCTCAGGTCATCTTTGACTCTGATCCTGCACCTAAAGACATATCAGGACCACAAGGAGTGGAAATGATGTCCCAGGCCATGATCAG AGGTATGATGGATGAGGAAGGAAATCAGTTTGTGGCCTACTTCCTGCCCCATGAAGAAACAATTCGCAAGCGCAAGAGAGATTGCGATGAGGGGATGGATTATATGCCTGAGGATCT gtatGATTACAAGATAGCCAGGGAGTACAACTGGAATGTCAAGAACAAAGCCAGCAAGGGTTATGAAGAGAACTACTTCTTTATCTTCAGAGATGGAGATGGTGTTTACTACAATGAGCTGGAGACAAG AGTGCGTCTGAGCAAGAGGAGAGCCAAGGCTGGAGCACAGTCGACCACAAACGCTGTGCTGGTGTGTAAGCACAGAGATATGAACGAGAAGGAACTCGAAGCCCAG GAAGCACGTAAAGCTCAGCTGGAGAACCACGAGccagaagatgaagaggaagacatGGACAAGGACTTGCAGGACTCTG GTGATGATAAAGAGAAGGGCAGCGAGAACAGTGAGGCTGAGAACTCTGGCAGTGAATCTGAGAGGGAAGACGAAGACCAGGAACAAAGAGGagaagacgaggaagaggatGCGGACAGAGAGAAGCGCAGGAGGAAGGCAAGCGGCAGCGGAAGTGAGAGCGGCGAGGACAGGACCAGAGAACTGCGAGACGAGGAAGAGATCTTCGGCAGTGACGATGACAGTGATGACAACGAGCCCAAGAACTCGGCCAGGAGCAGCGGCGAGGAGGGCAGTGGAAGTGAGGACGAAGGAGGGaacagaggaggcagcagaagtCGCAGCGCCTCCCCAGCACACAGCGACCGCAGCAGTGACCACTCGGAGAGGGCTCaaagtggaagtggaagtgagAGGGGCTCAGATTCCAGTGATGCCAGTGACAGTGAATAA